The Nocardioides sp. cx-173 genome segment GCGCGGCGACGTACCCGGTCTCCTCGAACGAGCGCCAGGCGACACCGACGACCTCTCCGCTGGCCGAGGCGACGAGGTTGGTCGCGCCGGTCTCGTAGCGGACCGTGACCCCGGCCTCCTCGACCCGCTCGCGCAGCAGGTCCATCACGATCCGGGTGCCCTCCGTGTCTCCCGGCACCGGCACCTTGTGACCGCGCGGTGCGGGCCTGGCCTGCTCCCGGAACGGCCACACCTTCTCGTTGCCGGTGAACATCAGCCCCTGCGTGCCGGGCTGGATGACCGCCTTCTCCGGGTAGAAGCTGCGCTCGAACTCGAAGCCCAGCGACTCCAGCCACTCGAAGTGCGCGACCGAGTCGTCGCAGTAGGCGCGGATCTTGTCCGGCTCGGGGTCCTTCGACACGGCGAGCAGGTAGTCGTACATCGCCTCGACCGAGTCCTCCTGCCCGGTCGCGCGCTGCACCGCGGTGCCGCCGCCGAGATAGAAGTGCCCGCCCGACATGCTCGACGTGCCGCCGTGGACGGCCGCCCTCTCGAGCAGCAGTACGGAGGCGCCGGCCCGGGCCGCCTCCAGGGCCGCGCAGCCGCCGGCGATCCCGAACCCCACCACGACCACGTCGTACGCCGGCGCGTCGGCCGGCAGGTCGGCCGGCGCGAGGACGTGGGGGACCGCGGTGCCCTGGGCGCTCATGGGGCAAAGGTAGAACATGTTGCAGTTTCGTGCGTCACATCCCGATCGGAGCCTGCCTCCGGCTGCCGATAGACTGCGCCCGGCGACCGATCACGAGAGACGCGAGGTGACATGTCCTTCGACGTCCACCAGCTCGACACGGTCCTCCTGGTGGGCTCGGCCGTCACCCTGCTGGCCATCCTCGCGGTGCGCGTCTCGTCGCGGGCGGGGCTCCCCAGCCTCCTGATCTACCTGCTCATGGGCGTCGCGCTGGGCGAGGAGGGCCTCGGCATCCCCTTCGAGGATGCCGAGCTCGCGCACGCCCTCGGCTTCGCGGCCCTCGTCCTGATCCTGGCCGAGGGCGGTCTCACGACCAACTGGCGCGAGATCCGTCCCGCCATGCGGCTGGGGGTCTCACTGGCGACCATCGGCGTCACCGTGTCGGTGGCCGTCGTGGCGCTCGGCGCCCACTACGTGCTGGGGCTGCCCTGGGAGACGGCCGTGCTGCTGGGTGCCGTCACCTCGGCGACCGACGCGGCGGCGGTCTTCTCGGTGCTGCGCACGGTGCCGTTGCCACGCCGGCTGACCGGCTCGCTCGAGGCCGAGTCCGGCCTCAACGACGCCCCCACCGTCGTCCTCGTGGTGCTGGTCTCGTCCGGAGCGGCCGCCGAGGAGGGCGTCCTGCGGATGATCCTCCAGATCCTCTTCGAGCTCTCCGGCGGCGTGCTCCTGGGTCTCGCCGTGGGCTTCGGCGGCGCCTGGATGATGCGTCGCGCCGCCCTGCCGTCGACCGGGCTGTACCCGATCGCCGTCATCTGCCTGACCGTGCTGGCCTACGCCGGCGGCGCCGCCCTGCACGTCTCCGGCTTCGCCGCGGTGTACGTCGCCGCGCTGGTGCTCGGCAACTCCGAGCTCCCCCACCGTGGCGCCACCCGGTCCTTCTCCGAGGGGATCGCCTGGCTGGCCCAGATCGGGCTCTTCGTGATGCTCGGCCTGCTCCTCTCGCCGTCGCGGATCTCCCTGGAGACCGTGGGCCTCGCCATCGCGGCCGGGTTGATCCTCACCTATGTCGCCCGGCCGCTGTCGGTGCTGGCGAGCTCGGTGATGCAGCCGATGCCCTGGCGGGAGCTGGGCTTCCTCTCCTGGGCCGGGTTGCGCGGCGCGGTGCCGATCGTGTTCACGACCATCCCGCTGGCCGAGGGCGTCGCCGACGCGGAGCGGCTGTTCGACATCGTGTTCGTGATGGTCGTCATCTACACCCTGCTGACCGGTCCGACGCTGCCCCTCGTCGCTCGGATCCTGGGGGTGGCCCAGCGCTACGAGCCGCGCGACCTCGAGCTCGAGGCTGCCCCGCTGGAGCGAGTCGCGGCCGATCTGCTCCAGATCACCATCACCCCGGGGTCGCTCATGCACGGTGTCGAGGTCGGCGAGCTGCGGCTGCCGCCCGGTGCCTCGGTCTCGCTCATCATCCGCGAGGGCGAGGCCAAGGTGCCCGAGCGGCGCTCGGTCCTGCGCCACGGCGA includes the following:
- a CDS encoding potassium/proton antiporter; this encodes MSFDVHQLDTVLLVGSAVTLLAILAVRVSSRAGLPSLLIYLLMGVALGEEGLGIPFEDAELAHALGFAALVLILAEGGLTTNWREIRPAMRLGVSLATIGVTVSVAVVALGAHYVLGLPWETAVLLGAVTSATDAAAVFSVLRTVPLPRRLTGSLEAESGLNDAPTVVLVVLVSSGAAAEEGVLRMILQILFELSGGVLLGLAVGFGGAWMMRRAALPSTGLYPIAVICLTVLAYAGGAALHVSGFAAVYVAALVLGNSELPHRGATRSFSEGIAWLAQIGLFVMLGLLLSPSRISLETVGLAIAAGLILTYVARPLSVLASSVMQPMPWRELGFLSWAGLRGAVPIVFTTIPLAEGVADAERLFDIVFVMVVIYTLLTGPTLPLVARILGVAQRYEPRDLELEAAPLERVAADLLQITITPGSLMHGVEVGELRLPPGASVSLIIREGEAKVPERRSVLRHGDELLVVAPRKLRELTEERLRQVSRGGRLAQWLDDD